One segment of Amycolatopsis alba DSM 44262 DNA contains the following:
- a CDS encoding ATP-binding protein translates to MLVGRDAELNELLDGAMRSPSVIMLEGEAGVGKTRLATELLACPELAGRPVLSGNCQPLREPFPYGVVFDALKDVRPARELNPVTGVLGPYLPELAACLPAPPPRLGDPRAERHRLFRAVRELLGALGPHVLLIEDLHWADDGSRRLLRFLMTDPPAGLTLLLTYRREETPGGIPLGSAYRPAPGTAHVFVTLRPLDREGVQAQVSALLGEANVSAEFAARLHERTAGIPFVVEEVVHAIGGVEGAVHADGATARRLLDTVEVPALLREATVERLTALSSTARRITEAAAVLGTPSTSDLLTAAAAIAPERARRALVVALERNVLVETGEGTYGFRHAFAQQAVYRAIPGPDRQELHRRAARLLRDRLPQSLVRLAEHCRKAGDRAGALKYGEAAADQASTVGDLATATDLLRTLLDEPGLQPSDVDRLAVKFSSVACNGLAQTEVVPALERLLTDGRLSGRLSGEVRLGLGLLLVRQAGGLEAARTEIEIAVNDLADRPDLAGRGMGVLAQPWVGATPLREHRRWMDRVDELIHQATDRRLKIILLANNAASRLHIGDARGWDMLDRAPTSVGSPDEQRHLSRLHCNSADACAWTGHHRRARSLLHSGMQLAADCGAPYVVSTASATAVHTDWLTGNWDGLAERADALIDEYRDLLPVTSELCLVLGLLAAARGEWDEAAARFAGTAADQPENAFTPVAIAAHAGMAGMLLAQDLGEAAVTQAEKGLELLRAKGVWAWGADLLVAAVDAYCATGRDDEAQTLTDEFEREIGGLDAPSTRAALAANRGLIAASRGDHADAIKAFEQARTLFEALPAPYHAALIAERAARCRLAGNEDVAETFAALAESFDHLGATRDAARCRHAFRSTGAVAPSRRGRRGYGDELSPRERDVARLLAAGHTNREIAEVLFLSRRTVEQHVASVLRKLKVRSRNELAGLRSA, encoded by the coding sequence GTGCTCGTCGGCCGTGATGCGGAACTGAACGAGCTTCTCGACGGCGCGATGCGCTCGCCGTCGGTGATCATGCTCGAAGGCGAAGCCGGGGTGGGCAAGACCCGGCTCGCCACCGAGCTGCTGGCCTGCCCCGAACTCGCCGGACGGCCGGTCCTCAGCGGAAACTGCCAGCCGCTGCGCGAACCCTTCCCGTACGGCGTGGTCTTCGACGCGCTGAAGGACGTCCGCCCGGCTCGCGAACTCAACCCCGTGACCGGCGTGCTCGGGCCCTACCTGCCGGAACTCGCGGCCTGCCTGCCCGCGCCACCACCCCGGCTCGGCGATCCCCGCGCCGAACGGCACCGGCTCTTCCGCGCCGTCCGGGAACTGCTCGGGGCGCTGGGCCCGCACGTCCTCCTCATCGAGGACCTCCACTGGGCGGACGACGGCTCCCGCCGCCTGCTGCGGTTCCTGATGACCGACCCGCCCGCGGGCCTGACCCTCTTGCTCACTTACCGGCGTGAAGAGACACCCGGCGGCATCCCGCTCGGCAGTGCTTATCGCCCGGCGCCCGGCACCGCGCACGTGTTCGTCACCCTTCGCCCGCTCGACCGCGAAGGCGTCCAAGCGCAGGTGTCGGCCCTGCTCGGCGAGGCGAACGTCTCGGCCGAGTTCGCCGCGCGGCTGCACGAACGGACCGCGGGGATCCCGTTCGTGGTCGAGGAGGTCGTGCACGCGATCGGCGGTGTCGAGGGCGCGGTGCACGCCGACGGCGCGACCGCGCGGCGCCTGCTGGACACGGTCGAAGTCCCGGCGCTGCTGAGGGAGGCGACGGTCGAACGGCTCACCGCGCTGTCGTCGACGGCCCGGCGGATCACCGAGGCGGCGGCCGTCCTCGGCACACCGTCCACTTCGGACCTCCTGACGGCCGCGGCCGCGATCGCCCCCGAACGCGCCCGCCGCGCGCTCGTCGTCGCGCTCGAACGCAACGTCCTGGTGGAGACCGGCGAGGGTACGTACGGCTTCCGGCACGCGTTCGCCCAACAAGCCGTCTACCGGGCCATTCCCGGCCCCGACCGCCAGGAACTGCATCGGCGGGCCGCGCGGCTGCTGCGCGACCGCCTCCCGCAGTCCCTGGTGCGGCTCGCCGAACACTGCCGCAAGGCAGGCGACCGGGCCGGTGCCCTGAAGTACGGCGAAGCGGCGGCGGATCAGGCGTCGACGGTCGGCGATCTCGCCACCGCGACGGATCTGCTCCGCACCCTGCTCGACGAACCGGGACTGCAACCGTCCGATGTGGACAGACTGGCGGTCAAGTTCAGTTCGGTGGCGTGCAACGGCCTCGCGCAGACCGAGGTCGTCCCGGCACTGGAGCGGCTGCTCACCGACGGCAGGCTGTCCGGACGGCTGAGCGGCGAGGTCCGGCTGGGGCTCGGGCTGCTGCTGGTGCGCCAGGCAGGCGGGCTGGAGGCGGCGAGGACCGAGATCGAGATCGCCGTCAACGACCTCGCCGACCGGCCCGACCTGGCCGGACGCGGGATGGGCGTGCTCGCCCAGCCGTGGGTCGGCGCGACTCCGCTGCGGGAGCACCGGCGGTGGATGGACCGGGTGGACGAGCTTATCCACCAGGCGACCGATCGCCGGTTGAAGATCATCCTCCTGGCCAACAACGCGGCGTCCCGGCTGCACATCGGGGACGCGCGCGGCTGGGACATGCTGGACCGGGCGCCCACCAGCGTGGGTTCGCCCGACGAACAGCGGCATCTGTCACGGCTGCACTGCAACAGCGCCGACGCCTGCGCCTGGACGGGTCACCACCGGCGGGCCAGGAGCCTCCTGCACAGCGGGATGCAGCTGGCCGCCGACTGCGGGGCGCCGTACGTCGTCAGCACCGCCAGCGCGACTGCCGTCCACACCGACTGGCTGACCGGGAACTGGGACGGCCTCGCCGAACGGGCCGACGCGCTGATCGACGAGTACCGCGACCTCCTGCCGGTGACCAGCGAACTGTGCCTGGTGCTCGGCCTGCTCGCCGCCGCCAGAGGGGAATGGGACGAAGCCGCGGCCCGGTTCGCCGGGACCGCGGCGGATCAGCCGGAGAACGCGTTCACGCCGGTCGCGATCGCCGCGCACGCCGGGATGGCGGGCATGCTGCTCGCCCAGGACCTCGGCGAGGCCGCCGTCACCCAGGCCGAAAAGGGATTGGAACTCTTGCGTGCCAAGGGAGTCTGGGCCTGGGGCGCGGATCTGCTCGTGGCCGCCGTCGACGCCTACTGCGCCACCGGGCGGGACGATGAGGCGCAGACGCTGACCGACGAGTTCGAACGCGAGATCGGCGGCCTCGACGCGCCGTCGACCCGTGCCGCGCTGGCGGCGAACCGCGGGCTCATCGCGGCGTCCCGCGGCGACCACGCGGACGCGATCAAGGCCTTCGAGCAGGCGCGGACGCTGTTCGAGGCCCTCCCGGCGCCGTACCACGCGGCGCTGATCGCCGAACGGGCCGCGCGCTGCCGCCTGGCCGGGAACGAGGACGTCGCCGAGACCTTCGCCGCGCTCGCCGAGTCGTTCGACCACCTCGGCGCCACCCGCGACGCCGCGCGCTGCCGCCACGCGTTCCGGTCCACCGGTGCGGTCGCCCCCTCCCGGCGCGGCCGCCGGGGCTACGGCGACGAGCTGTCCCCGCGCGAGCGCGACGTCGCCCGTCTGCTGGCCGCCGGGCACACCAACCGGGAGATCGCCGAGGTGCTGTTCCTGTCGCGGCGCACGGTGGAACAGCACGTCGCGAGTGTGCTGCGGAAGCTGAAGGTGCGGTCGCGGAATGAGCTGGCCGGCCTTCGGTCGGCCTAG
- a CDS encoding alpha/beta fold hydrolase produces MLSRRRFAQAVAAAAAGATVAGCSAQPAAAPAAASATTGGNTSFGPLKQIDAGELSIGYAEAGPADGPVVVLLHGWPYDIHSYVDVTPRLVAAGYRVIVPFLRGYGPTRFLSKDTFRNGQQSAIAADVVALLDALKIEKAVFGGFDWGARTAVIIAALWPERCKALVSVSGYLVTNRETNKEPLSPAAELGWWYQYYFATERGILGYTKNRHDFNKLIWKVASPKWAFDDATYDRSAACFDNPDHVAIVIHNYRWRLSLADGDPKLDALEQKLAKGPAVSVPTITIGSDFDGPNTDGKAYRSKFSGKYEHRILNGIGHNVPQEAPEEFAKAVIDVDRF; encoded by the coding sequence ATGCTCAGCAGGAGAAGGTTCGCACAGGCCGTCGCCGCCGCGGCGGCGGGAGCCACCGTGGCAGGCTGTTCGGCCCAGCCCGCGGCCGCACCGGCGGCGGCATCTGCCACCACCGGCGGGAACACCTCGTTCGGCCCGCTCAAGCAGATCGACGCCGGGGAGCTGAGCATCGGGTACGCCGAAGCCGGTCCCGCGGACGGTCCGGTGGTGGTCCTCCTGCACGGCTGGCCCTACGACATCCACAGCTACGTCGACGTCACCCCGCGCCTGGTCGCGGCCGGGTACCGGGTGATCGTGCCGTTCCTGCGGGGCTACGGGCCGACGCGGTTCCTGTCGAAGGACACCTTCCGCAACGGCCAGCAGTCCGCGATCGCCGCCGACGTCGTCGCGCTGCTGGACGCCCTCAAGATCGAGAAGGCCGTCTTCGGCGGCTTCGACTGGGGCGCCCGCACGGCCGTGATCATCGCCGCGCTGTGGCCCGAGCGCTGCAAGGCGCTCGTCTCGGTGAGCGGCTACCTGGTCACGAACCGGGAGACGAACAAGGAACCGCTTTCTCCGGCCGCCGAGCTCGGCTGGTGGTACCAGTACTACTTCGCCACCGAGCGCGGGATCCTCGGCTACACGAAGAACCGCCACGACTTCAACAAGCTGATCTGGAAGGTCGCGTCGCCGAAGTGGGCCTTCGACGACGCGACCTACGACCGTTCGGCCGCCTGTTTCGACAACCCGGACCACGTGGCCATCGTGATCCACAACTACCGCTGGCGGCTCAGCCTTGCCGACGGCGACCCGAAACTCGACGCCCTCGAACAAAAACTCGCCAAGGGCCCGGCGGTTTCGGTGCCCACCATCACGATCGGCAGCGATTTCGACGGCCCGAACACCGACGGCAAGGCCTACCGGTCGAAGTTCTCCGGCAAGTACGAGCACCGGATCCTGAACGGGATCGGCCACAACGTGCCGCAAGAGGCACCGGAGGAGTTCGCCAAAGCGGTCATCGACGTCGACAGGTTCTAG
- a CDS encoding serine protein kinase RIO, with amino-acid sequence MRKHDLEESYEQRPRRARRARFDDEPEPARGGRLTEAERVRLARLREDAYTETAIPDGADRWSTWGEAEHGPQPRPDWVLTELAAVDTELGILKTGKEADVHLVRRNLPGTEGTVLAAKRYRSGEHRLFHRDAGYLEGRRMRRSREMRAMESRSSFGRNLIAEQWAVAEFGALSRLWTVGAPVPYPVQRDGTELLLEFLGDGEVAAPRLAQVRPEPEQLRELWFQTSAMLELLASQGLAHGDLSAYNLLVHHGQIMVIDLPQVVDIVANPGGLEFLARDVRNIAAWFHSRGLPEQLTSVAELIEELQEIAGLR; translated from the coding sequence GTGCGCAAGCACGATCTCGAAGAGTCTTACGAACAACGTCCTCGGCGCGCCCGTCGAGCCCGCTTCGACGACGAGCCCGAACCCGCCCGCGGCGGGCGGCTCACCGAAGCCGAACGCGTCCGGCTCGCCCGGCTGCGTGAGGACGCCTACACCGAAACGGCCATCCCCGACGGCGCCGACCGCTGGAGCACCTGGGGAGAGGCCGAGCACGGGCCGCAGCCCCGGCCCGACTGGGTGCTCACCGAACTGGCGGCGGTGGACACCGAACTCGGCATCCTCAAAACCGGCAAGGAGGCGGACGTCCACCTCGTCCGGCGCAACCTGCCCGGAACCGAGGGCACGGTGCTGGCGGCGAAGCGGTACCGCAGTGGCGAGCACCGGTTGTTCCATCGCGACGCCGGCTACCTCGAAGGCAGGCGGATGCGGCGTTCGCGGGAGATGCGGGCCATGGAGTCGCGCAGCAGCTTCGGCCGCAACCTCATCGCCGAGCAGTGGGCGGTGGCCGAATTCGGCGCGCTGAGCAGGCTGTGGACGGTCGGCGCCCCGGTGCCGTACCCGGTGCAGCGCGACGGTACCGAGCTGCTGCTGGAGTTCCTCGGCGACGGCGAGGTGGCCGCGCCGAGGCTGGCGCAGGTCCGGCCGGAGCCGGAACAATTGCGGGAGCTGTGGTTCCAGACCTCGGCGATGCTGGAACTGCTGGCGTCGCAGGGGCTCGCGCACGGCGACCTCTCGGCGTACAACCTGCTCGTCCACCACGGGCAGATCATGGTGATCGACCTGCCGCAGGTGGTCGACATCGTCGCCAACCCCGGCGGACTCGAGTTCCTCGCGCGGGACGTGCGGAACATCGCCGCGTGGTTCCACTCACGGGGACTGCCGGAGCAGTTGACGTCGGTCGCCGAGCTGATCGAGGAACTGCAAGAGATCGCCGGTCTCCGCTGA
- a CDS encoding DEAD/DEAH box helicase, with product MTVTFNSGHTSPSARQHRKPRTRPTGDAMLREDAVETVKATTWAELGLPDPLLRALADAGITTPFPIQSATIPDALSGRDVLGRAQTGSGKTLAFGLAMLTRLNGGRARPKHPRALILVPTRELAMQVADSLTPLAKSLGLWCRTAVGGMAFTRQADALSRGVDLLIATPGRLSDHVRQGTASLSDIDFVALDEADQMADMGFMPQVREILDLTPRDGQRLLFSATLDGDVDRLVRAYLTNPVTHSVAPSTASVTTMDHHVFQVSHQDKQDIITEIGAREGRTIMFVRTKHHVDRLTERLREKGVHAAALHGGKTQGQRNRVLSDFKEGYAPVLVATDVAARGIHVDDISLVLHVDPAADHKDYLHRAGRTARAGASGVVVTLVTHDQRRMVRRMTDRAGVRAEQTTVRPGDAELSRITGAQQPSGEPVVERRRESPRRGGGRGYGGGDRGGYQGSREGHGHREGGRPGGFRGRPRRGESGGGSGRPQRPGNGRPRRSYDS from the coding sequence GTGACAGTCACGTTCAACTCCGGCCACACCTCACCGTCGGCGCGTCAGCACCGCAAGCCGCGCACTCGCCCCACGGGTGACGCGATGCTGCGTGAAGACGCCGTCGAGACGGTCAAGGCGACGACCTGGGCGGAACTCGGCCTTCCCGACCCGCTGCTGCGGGCGCTGGCCGACGCCGGTATCACCACCCCGTTCCCGATCCAGTCGGCGACCATCCCCGACGCGCTCTCCGGCCGCGACGTGCTCGGCCGCGCCCAGACCGGTTCCGGCAAGACCCTGGCCTTCGGCCTCGCGATGCTGACCCGGCTCAACGGCGGCCGCGCCCGGCCGAAGCACCCCCGCGCGCTGATCCTGGTCCCGACCCGCGAGCTGGCCATGCAGGTCGCCGACTCGCTCACCCCGCTGGCCAAGTCCCTCGGCCTGTGGTGCCGCACCGCCGTCGGCGGGATGGCCTTCACCCGCCAGGCCGACGCGCTTTCCCGCGGCGTCGACCTGCTGATCGCCACCCCCGGCCGGCTGTCGGACCACGTCCGCCAGGGCACCGCGTCGCTTTCGGACATCGACTTCGTCGCGCTCGACGAGGCCGACCAGATGGCCGACATGGGCTTCATGCCGCAGGTTCGCGAGATCCTCGACCTGACCCCGCGTGACGGCCAGCGCCTGCTGTTCTCCGCCACCCTCGACGGTGACGTCGACCGCCTGGTCCGGGCGTACCTGACGAACCCGGTCACCCACTCGGTTGCCCCGTCGACCGCGAGCGTCACCACCATGGACCACCACGTGTTCCAGGTGTCGCACCAGGACAAGCAGGACATCATCACCGAGATCGGTGCCCGCGAGGGCCGCACGATCATGTTCGTCCGCACCAAGCACCACGTGGACCGCCTCACCGAGCGCCTGCGCGAGAAGGGCGTCCACGCGGCCGCTCTGCACGGCGGCAAGACCCAGGGCCAGCGCAACCGGGTCCTCTCGGACTTCAAGGAGGGCTACGCCCCGGTCCTCGTCGCCACGGACGTCGCCGCGCGCGGTATCCACGTCGACGACATCTCGCTGGTGCTGCACGTCGACCCGGCCGCCGACCACAAGGACTACCTGCACCGCGCCGGCCGCACCGCGCGCGCCGGGGCGTCCGGTGTCGTGGTCACGCTGGTCACGCACGACCAGCGCCGCATGGTGCGCCGGATGACCGACCGCGCCGGTGTCCGCGCCGAGCAGACCACGGTCCGCCCCGGCGACGCCGAGCTCTCCCGGATCACCGGTGCGCAGCAGCCCAGTGGCGAGCCGGTCGTCGAGCGTCGTCGTGAGTCCCCGCGTCGTGGCGGTGGCCGCGGCTACGGTGGCGGCGACCGCGGCGGCTACCAGGGTTCGCGCGAGGGTCACGGTCACCGCGAAGGCGGCCGTCCCGGCGGCTTCCGCGGCCGCCCGCGTCGTGGCGAGTCCGGTGGCGGCAGCGGCCGCCCGCAGCGTCCGGGCAACGGACGCCCGCGTCGCAGCTACGACAGCTGA
- a CDS encoding 8-amino-7-oxononanoate synthase, with protein sequence MTSPGPVSQNLPPDQVFDWLDVEAEKRTEAGLVRKLRIRQAQEAELDLAGNDYLGLARDKRVAGAAAAAALRWGAGSTGSRLVTGTTEVHAELEHELARFCGAQAALVFSSGFTANLGAVTALSGADSAIVTDKYIHASLIEGCRLSRSDIAAVAHSEPSAVKHALATRRKPRALVVTDSVFSVDGDIAPLEELAGVCREHGASLLVDDAHGFGVLGEGGRGAVHAAGLSGAPDVVTTITLSKSLGAQGGAVLGPRRVIKHLVDTARSFIFDTALAPASAAAALAALSALKAEPELATKVTEAAGNLAMQLKAAGFRVGLPDAAVISVQAPSPESAVGWAAACADQGVRVGCFRPPSVPDGISRLRLTARADLTEADVDRAVAVITAAAPPGATS encoded by the coding sequence GTGACTTCTCCCGGCCCCGTTTCCCAGAACCTCCCGCCCGACCAGGTCTTCGACTGGCTCGACGTGGAAGCGGAGAAGCGGACCGAGGCCGGGCTGGTGCGCAAGCTGCGCATCCGGCAGGCCCAGGAAGCCGAGTTGGACCTCGCGGGCAACGACTACCTCGGGCTCGCCCGTGACAAGCGGGTCGCCGGTGCGGCCGCGGCGGCCGCGTTGCGCTGGGGCGCCGGGTCGACCGGCTCCCGGCTCGTCACCGGCACCACCGAGGTCCACGCGGAACTCGAGCACGAACTCGCCCGCTTCTGCGGCGCGCAGGCGGCGCTGGTCTTCTCGTCCGGTTTCACCGCGAACCTCGGCGCCGTCACGGCCCTGTCCGGCGCGGATTCCGCGATCGTCACGGACAAATACATCCACGCGTCGCTGATCGAAGGCTGCCGGCTGTCCCGTTCGGACATCGCCGCCGTCGCGCACAGCGAGCCGAGCGCCGTCAAGCACGCGCTGGCGACCCGCCGCAAACCGCGCGCTCTCGTCGTCACCGATTCCGTGTTCTCCGTCGACGGTGACATCGCCCCGCTGGAGGAACTCGCCGGGGTCTGCCGGGAGCACGGCGCGTCGCTGCTCGTCGACGACGCCCACGGCTTCGGTGTCCTCGGCGAGGGTGGCCGCGGTGCCGTCCACGCGGCGGGGCTCTCCGGCGCGCCGGACGTCGTCACCACGATCACGCTGTCGAAATCCCTTGGGGCGCAAGGCGGAGCGGTGCTCGGGCCGCGTCGCGTGATCAAGCATCTCGTGGACACCGCGCGCAGCTTCATCTTCGACACCGCGCTCGCGCCGGCCAGTGCCGCCGCCGCGCTGGCCGCACTCAGCGCGTTGAAGGCCGAGCCCGAGCTGGCCACCAAGGTGACCGAAGCCGCCGGAAACCTTGCCATGCAACTGAAAGCGGCGGGCTTCCGGGTCGGTCTCCCGGACGCCGCAGTGATCTCGGTCCAGGCGCCGTCGCCCGAATCGGCCGTCGGGTGGGCGGCCGCGTGCGCGGATCAGGGCGTACGGGTCGGCTGCTTCCGGCCGCCGTCCGTACCCGACGGCATCTCCCGCCTGCGCCTGACCGCGCGGGCCGACCTCACCGAGGCCGATGTGGACCGCGCGGTCGCGGTGATCACGGCTGCGGCGCCTCCCGGCGCCACATCGTGA
- a CDS encoding GNAT family N-acetyltransferase, protein MGVSTDTPIIETSSFPLSVAGDEITAAQLHGILRLRVDVFVVEQNVAYHEIDGRDLLPGTRHLWIGGSVAVDSYLRVLQDAGGTFRIGRVCTAVRSRGKGLAGRLMETALAGIGDAPCVLDAQTYAKDFYGKYGFVAEGDEFMEDGIPHLTMWRREAPQP, encoded by the coding sequence GTGGGCGTGAGCACCGACACCCCGATCATCGAGACCTCGTCGTTCCCGCTGTCCGTCGCCGGTGACGAGATCACCGCCGCGCAGCTGCACGGCATCCTCCGACTGCGCGTCGACGTGTTCGTCGTCGAGCAGAACGTCGCCTATCACGAGATCGACGGGCGTGACCTCCTGCCCGGCACCCGGCATCTCTGGATCGGCGGTTCCGTCGCGGTCGACTCGTACCTGCGGGTCCTGCAGGACGCGGGCGGCACCTTCCGGATCGGCCGGGTGTGCACGGCCGTCCGCTCACGAGGCAAGGGACTGGCGGGACGGCTGATGGAGACCGCGCTCGCGGGCATCGGGGACGCGCCGTGCGTCCTCGACGCGCAGACGTACGCGAAGGACTTCTACGGCAAGTACGGCTTCGTGGCCGAAGGCGACGAGTTCATGGAAGACGGGATCCCGCACCTCACGATGTGGCGCCGGGAGGCGCCGCAGCCGTGA
- a CDS encoding S1 family peptidase codes for MPKKSRRTLLLAAGAVLATAVMVPVAVSSASADDSAVSGPDKAAQPRIVGGGKASVSQYPYAVFLTDRSGNQYCGAVIVSSTTIATAAHCAVAVKKNDVRVVAGRDDKSSRDGMELRVAKVWVSPDYSGDPGKGDDIAVMTVSGQLPYRPAKVADNGNADLYSEGTKATVLGWGRVADGGARSDYLRSAVVPVVSDKTCRTAYSGYDPSDMVCAGYPEGGVDACQGDSGGPLMVGDTLIGIVSFGEGCAKAGKPGVYTRVSHFANEISQQNGRGLIG; via the coding sequence ATGCCGAAAAAGTCACGTCGCACCCTGCTGCTCGCTGCCGGAGCGGTACTGGCGACGGCCGTGATGGTGCCGGTCGCGGTCAGCAGCGCGTCGGCGGACGACAGCGCGGTGAGCGGCCCGGACAAGGCCGCCCAGCCGAGGATCGTGGGCGGCGGCAAGGCTTCGGTCTCGCAGTACCCGTACGCGGTCTTCCTGACCGATCGCAGCGGCAACCAGTACTGCGGCGCGGTGATCGTCAGCTCCACGACGATCGCGACGGCGGCGCACTGCGCGGTCGCGGTCAAGAAGAACGACGTCCGCGTGGTCGCGGGCCGCGACGACAAGAGTTCGCGGGACGGGATGGAACTGCGCGTTGCGAAGGTCTGGGTCAGCCCCGACTACAGCGGTGACCCCGGCAAGGGCGACGACATCGCGGTGATGACGGTCAGCGGTCAGCTGCCGTACCGGCCCGCGAAGGTCGCGGACAACGGCAACGCCGACCTGTACAGCGAAGGCACGAAGGCGACAGTGCTCGGCTGGGGCCGCGTCGCCGACGGCGGCGCGCGGTCGGACTACCTGCGCAGCGCGGTCGTCCCGGTGGTCAGCGACAAGACCTGCCGCACCGCGTACTCGGGCTACGACCCGAGCGACATGGTGTGCGCCGGTTACCCCGAAGGCGGGGTCGACGCCTGCCAGGGCGATTCGGGCGGGCCGCTGATGGTGGGCGACACGCTGATCGGGATCGTGTCCTTCGGCGAAGGCTGCGCGAAGGCGGGCAAACCGGGTGTGTACACCCGCGTCTCCCACTTCGCGAACGAGATTTCCCAGCAGAACGGCCGGGGCCTGATCGGCTGA
- a CDS encoding M15 family metallopeptidase, giving the protein MRPDGFGQILPTPPVLADRSLPTADLLPPPAGNRFAGTVNPVPADVLARSTWQAGCPVKAGELRYLTLSFWGFDGRAHTGEMLVNASVANPVVTVFDRLFAAKFPLEEMRVTTPAELTAPPTGDGNNTNAFVCRPARGQTNWSAHAYGLAIDVNPFCNPYTKGDLVLPELASAYLDRGNRRPGMITPGDPAATAFSAIGWTWGGTWTTPKDRMHFSSNGH; this is encoded by the coding sequence TTGCGCCCTGACGGTTTCGGGCAGATCCTCCCGACTCCTCCGGTACTGGCCGATCGGTCCCTGCCGACCGCCGACCTGCTTCCCCCGCCCGCCGGGAACCGGTTCGCCGGCACGGTGAATCCGGTCCCCGCGGACGTGCTCGCCCGCAGCACCTGGCAAGCGGGGTGCCCGGTCAAAGCAGGCGAATTGCGCTATCTCACGTTGTCGTTCTGGGGTTTCGACGGTCGCGCGCACACCGGTGAAATGCTCGTGAACGCTTCGGTGGCGAATCCCGTCGTGACCGTTTTCGACCGGTTGTTCGCCGCGAAATTCCCGCTCGAGGAAATGCGGGTGACCACCCCCGCCGAACTCACCGCTCCCCCGACCGGAGACGGGAACAACACCAACGCCTTCGTCTGCCGTCCGGCCCGCGGCCAGACGAACTGGTCCGCGCACGCCTACGGGCTCGCGATCGACGTCAACCCGTTCTGCAACCCGTACACGAAGGGTGATCTCGTCCTGCCCGAACTGGCGTCGGCGTACCTCGATCGGGGAAACCGGAGGCCGGGAATGATCACCCCAGGGGATCCGGCCGCGACCGCGTTCTCCGCGATCGGCTGGACCTGGGGCGGCACCTGGACGACGCCGAAGGACCGGATGCACTTCAGCTCCAACGGGCACTGA
- a CDS encoding mycothione reductase → MPHYDLVIVGTGSGNSILDPRFADWNTAIVEKGTFGGTCLNVGCIPTKMFVHAANVAATPASSAKFGVDEELTGVRWRDIRDRVFGRIDPIAAGGREYRVQHEDNKNVTVYEGEGRFTGHKELRVSYPDGRAGETITADRFVLAAGGRPVIPDVPGLAETGYHTSDTVMRLDELPASIVILGGGYIAAEFAHVFASFGVKVTVVNRSGALLRSEDDDVSARFTELAAQRFDVRLDRKTIRARKTSSGVALDLEGPQGAETVEAEVLLVATGRTPNSDILDVAATGVTTGGRGHVVVDEYQQTVVDGIYALGDISSVFELKHVANHEQRVVQHNLLHPDERIESDHRFVPHAVFTSPQVASVGLTEREAQERGVSYVTSHQDYAGIAYGWAMEDTTGFAKLLADPATGQLLGAHIIGPQASSVIQPLIQAMSFGLDAKSMARGQYWIHPAMPELVENALLNLPLD, encoded by the coding sequence GTGCCCCACTACGACCTGGTGATCGTCGGTACCGGATCGGGCAACTCGATCCTCGACCCGCGTTTCGCCGACTGGAACACGGCGATCGTGGAGAAGGGCACGTTCGGCGGCACCTGCCTGAATGTGGGCTGCATCCCGACGAAGATGTTCGTGCACGCCGCCAACGTCGCGGCCACCCCCGCGTCTTCGGCGAAGTTCGGGGTGGACGAGGAGCTGACCGGGGTCCGCTGGCGCGACATCCGCGACCGGGTCTTCGGGCGGATCGACCCGATCGCCGCGGGCGGACGCGAGTACCGCGTGCAGCACGAGGACAACAAGAACGTCACCGTGTACGAGGGCGAAGGCCGCTTCACCGGGCACAAGGAGCTGCGGGTCAGCTACCCCGACGGCCGCGCGGGCGAGACGATCACCGCCGACCGCTTCGTGCTCGCCGCCGGCGGGCGTCCGGTGATCCCGGACGTCCCCGGCCTCGCCGAGACGGGGTACCACACCTCCGACACGGTGATGCGGCTCGACGAGCTGCCCGCGAGCATCGTGATCCTCGGCGGCGGGTACATCGCGGCCGAGTTCGCGCACGTCTTCGCCTCGTTCGGGGTGAAGGTGACCGTGGTCAACCGGTCCGGCGCGCTGCTGCGGTCCGAGGACGACGACGTCAGCGCCCGGTTCACCGAACTGGCGGCGCAGCGGTTCGACGTCCGGCTGGACCGGAAGACCATCCGCGCGCGCAAGACCTCGTCGGGCGTCGCGCTGGACCTCGAAGGCCCGCAGGGCGCCGAGACCGTCGAAGCCGAGGTGCTGCTGGTCGCCACCGGCCGCACGCCGAACTCCGACATCCTCGACGTCGCGGCCACCGGCGTGACGACGGGCGGGCGCGGGCACGTCGTGGTCGACGAGTACCAGCAGACCGTGGTCGACGGGATCTACGCGCTCGGCGACATCTCGTCGGTCTTCGAGCTGAAGCACGTCGCGAACCACGAGCAGCGCGTCGTGCAGCACAACCTGCTGCATCCGGACGAGCGGATCGAGTCCGACCACCGGTTCGTCCCGCACGCGGTGTTCACCTCGCCGCAGGTCGCTTCGGTCGGGCTGACCGAACGCGAGGCCCAGGAACGTGGCGTGTCGTACGTGACGTCGCATCAGGACTACGCCGGCATCGCCTACGGCTGGGCGATGGAGGACACCACCGGCTTCGCGAAGCTGCTCGCCGACCCGGCCACCGGGCAGCTGCTGGGCGCGCACATCATCGGCCCTCAGGCGTCTTCGGTGATCCAGCCGCTGATCCAGGCGATGAGCTTCGGCCTGGACGCGAAGAGCATGGCGCGCGGGCAGTACTGGATCCACCCGGCGATGCCGGAGCTGGTCGAGAACGCGCTGCTGAACCTTCCGCTGGACTGA